DNA sequence from the Hippoglossus stenolepis isolate QCI-W04-F060 chromosome 17, HSTE1.2, whole genome shotgun sequence genome:
tctctctatttaaagctgctataCTTCAACACTTGATCTGCAGTTTCCCGTAAGTATGTTCACTTTGTTTCCTTGTTTACCTCCAACACACCTCTTCAGAGCAGAGGCCGAGAAAAAGACAGGACTCCTTTGCTTCGCTATCGATCAAAACAATCATTGACAGgatattttgatttattctttcgtttttttactttgaaaaggaaGTGGTGGCTAATGTCTGCAGACTGTGCATAGATATTGCTGTTTAACTGATATAATAGAGTCAGTTCACTGATTGTTTGACTCATCACTACTCGAGTCACTGATGTGATGTTTTAGCATTTAACTTTATCCATTAAATCTCACTTAGGAGCCATAGAGTAGCCACTAATGCACTGTATTTATACGgcacttttcttgtcttatCGATCACTCAAAGTGCATTACAGTTTACATCACATTCATTTCTATATCACACTCACTGCCGGAACAGacgtcaggggcaatttaggaTTCAGTGGCAtgcggactggaggagccggggatcaaaccacccTCTGTTTACTGGACGACCCGCTGTACCTTCTAAGCCACAGTAGCCCCTTTTCAGTTTCATGGTCTCTAAACTAGATATGGCTAAAAATGTGAAGACACACATAATTGTGGTTGATactgacacatgtaaacagaaatgATCCATGATGATGAATTATCCGGAAATATAGTCTTACTTATAGAGTATTTGCTTCTTTAACATATTATTCAACAAATAATGTTAAAACTGGAAACTAAATGAAGAGCCAGGATTACAAGGGCCTTTATTACGCCTTTCACATTGCAGTTCTTGCTGTATCCATAAGAGGGAGACATAGTCCCTCGTATTTTTTAACACACAACGACAATCCTCATCTTCTATTCCTGTTGCATCAGCGTCTCTCTGTTTGCTTTgctcttctttccctctctctccgtctgtagAGCACAATGCTGCACATTTTGTcgttcatcttttttttattgaggattagaaacatgaaaaacataccAAAAAGCCTTTGAAAACACGTGATAATCGTACACACTGAATAGCAAAAGATTCGTAAAAACAGTTGAAAACACTAAGGCTACTGTTGTAAACTTCTATgaaacctttacaaacactaTCTTCAGCAGTCGTTGGCACCGTTCTAGGAGAGATGTAGTggatggttttttttgtgtttgtgcgagCGGTAACCTGAGCTTTGAGACGTTTAATTATTTACACAAAGGTGTgaacgtgtggctgcagagactACACAGTGATTTATTTGATGCGTTTTGGTGCATCTGTGTCTGAGTTGGAGTGAGTGTGGTGTATACAGCGTGATCCCAGTTCTAGTTTTCTGGCTCCATGGAGCAGGTGCTGTGCTCATCGTCCGGGTATAAACTTAGGGAGTCAGAgtacaaagatggatgacggatggatggataattCACCTATAAATCACTAATAAAAGGGTAAGAGTCATGATGGACAGATCAGTGAAGAGATTAGATCATGAGAGACGTTTTGTGCGTTTGAGTTTATGGACGCCAAGCCGCACTGGGTGGAGGCCTGGTCAGGAGAGCGGTGGCAGGGATCGGGTGCTGACCGGGCTGTACTTCACCCTGCCTGATGGTGATGGAGAAGGCTGGGTAAGATGAGGCGAGGATGGAGACGGACGAATATGTCCGCTGTGGTGCTCTCTCCCAGTCCCCGAGTGCTCCGAGTCGGGACCGTGAGATCGACCTCTGGGCCTGCGCATCTGGGGCGGGGTGGAGGCAGATGTGGGCATGCATTTGTACTGGGAGGGAGAGTGGTGGGAGGATGGGTGGCAGCTGGGGGAAGAGTAGCACTCGGGTGCAGAGTGACGAGAGCATGGCGGGTAGTGAGCGGTGGAGAGGTGACGGCCAGGCGAGGAGTGCCTCACAGACAAGGGCTCATGGTTGATGGGTGGATGCTCCTTGGTGTGTTTGGGTGATTTGGATGACTTCGACACCTTGGGCGACTTGGGCTTCTTGGGCGATTTGGGCGATTTGGGGATGTGGTGAAAGGTGGAGTAAGAGTTGGCACTGTGAGAGGGAGGGGCGTGGCTGGGGGAGTCGGTGTCTCCATTGTTGGCGACCTTGTAGAGGAAGACGTCGTACTGAAGGGGCGAGCTGGTCTCTGAGTGGAGCTTGGCCTCTTTGGGCAGGAGCACTTCCAGGCCGATAGTGACTCCATCCTGATGTGGAAATATGGCAGGTAGAGAGAGATGCAACAATGCAGGGAGAgtcacaaaataatgaaatgaagctATACAGGCATGGATGGATTATGAGACAATGGGCCCCTGGGCACAGACACGGAAGGTGAAAACTGATTTATATGCCACTTGGGGGCAGAGGAAACCAGCTGTGAACACTAACATTATTAAGTAATGGAGCAAACTGTTTACAAATTATACAACCGGCAGATATGAGTAACCTTAGCATTCATGTGGATTCATGTTTCTGGCTGCTTCATGAACCTTTGTCAAATAATAACTTTGTTTTTGGGTCTCCACCaaatcctgagggaaatatgtgACTTTTATGCAGCTAATTTCTTTAACTGCTATTCTGCCATTTGATGCTGGGTAATGTACGATGGTTTTTTATGGTTTCCTGCTGTGGCATAAAAACAATGCTATGAGAGTGATGTAAAGGCTGGAAAACCAAAGCTGCTATGAAGCTATGTGGAGCTCAGGAGGGCTGCAGAGTTGTCTGATAATTCTCTGTGGATTCATAAGTTCTCATTTGATAAAATGACTGTTAatgataaaacatgttttttacaacaACTTAAACCTACAACCAACTTTAGACATGAAAAACTCTCAGGGAAACTATcgtaaaaaacatatattttgttgttttaagatAACTTTTATGAAGCAGGGAGCTGGTAACTGcacacagatggaaaaacatgCTTGTGTGCCCCAACTTTAACCActtgaatgaaatgaatgactGTTGCTCTCCTCTATCTTTGATCGATTGGTTAATTTCTCTGCTGTACCTATTACTgcactttgtctgtttgtgcttatttttattttattatctctcCCGCTGAAATTATTTGattctatttttactttgactgtTCTCTGTGGTCAAAATGAACCATATCCTTCCCTATACTATTGTTGGAATCAGCTCATTGTTGCCTAAATGTAAAGCTGCAATAGGATTTTAAATCAGAATTTGTATTAGCTGACAGCCAATACAAATTCCAGCCCATGTAGTAATCCATCCATGGATGCAGGAGCGTAAAAATACAGATGATGGTACAAATGATCAGCACTGgacatgaagaaataaaataatgtcgAAAATTAAACAATGTAACATAATAGTGTGGTTTCGGGAAATTTGTGCAACAAAACAGTAGATTTCTACAAAGGAGAATCGACAGAGGAACTCAAAGCACTGAATAAACAATAGCTAATTTAACTTAAATTTCCATTCCTTGTTAAGAAGTAAATCTAGATTCtataaatgacaaattaaaattcagtgatctgtgatgtttttctctcactAAAATATTCGATGTGGGTAAGAATGCTGCTTGAAGTTTTGATTTAAAACCTCTTGTGGTAGTTTGTATTCATCCTGGagagctgtccgtggtgctgaacgGGCACAAAGaaaaccattgtgtgtgtgtgtgtggtgtggtgttaATCTGCGAGCTGTGGCACAAAAGCAGGGTCAGCCATGCATTCGGTTATTATTAGGATGGGAGCAGTGGGGCAGTAGTTAGCTTCATCATGAGCAGAcatgcagagagaagagagtgagaaagagagagaatagaggGAACGTGGAGCTCACAGCAAAACACAGGGACAAGCTGGataaaattaaaaagatttatTCCAACCACTGTGAACTATAATCCTCCATGTATACCcaaaaaagtacaaaagaacCTCAAGTACATTAAAGTATTAGAAATCACATTGAAAACCaagacacagtgtgtgtaatatatgtatatagattCAAATATCAACTCCAAGCAATTACTTTGACCTCATGTAGTCTAGACATATCCACCTATTAgcaaacatgaatatttttcGCAAATACAAGTTCACTTGATTTCCACATACTTCTTTTTTGCAAATATTTTACGTTTTCAGACACTTTCCGTTGAGAACACCAATGCATGCGGGCAGAGCGAGACAGTAAGGCGGGGGCGGGCTGAGGCGAGGGGGCGGGGTTaaggaaacaggagaggaggaggaggatgaaggagcgAGAGTTCATTGGTCAAAGACCAAGGCAGAGcatcagcagagaggagagtcAGTAGTTGGTCCAAGCCAGAGATTTTAGACCAGCAGTAAGAGGCAggtagagaaaagaaaggaggcaGCGGCGCCACTATGTGGTCAGTGATGGCATGACAGCCTTGTAAACAGGACTATTGTGCTTTTCAAGTTGTGTCCTTTAATTCGTGTTGTGCTTTACTTTTGACATGAGGCCTGattaaaactgtataaaaacactttgcaaGGTGTAAACAATGTTAGCCTAAAATcatcttttgttgtttgtgtgcacattaaatatttttgtcgGATTCTTCAGCAGCACATTTTGTCAGATGGTGTTTACTTTAAACCAGGTTGTTCTGGAGACTGTTTACCTCGGCGTTCTCCTCTGTGTTGTTGGGAGTGTGGTCGTGGTCGTGAGCGACGGAGGTCGGGCGATTGTTCTCATGCTTGGGGGAATGAGAGTTGAGGATGTTCATAGAGCCCTCTTCCTTGGGCTGCGGGGACTTCCCTGGGTCGTCCTTCTTCTGGGGGTCATCCTGTGGGGAGAGTTACGTACTCATTATGCACACCGTGATACACACTAGCACACAGAGGACATAGCACACATAAAGAGTTCTGCAACCACAAAGTGCATGGATTCATTTGAGTGTGGATGTGTTAGCACCTGACTAGACTAAACCTTCAAATACAGCCAACAAACGGCATCTTTTCCTCcctgagaaacaaaggctccagtgggtggatccttccaggccaaacctatcccaggattcacaGCGCTTAGTTGACAAAGGTAATGTCGCCAGCAAGTGACGAGGTATCCAATTCTTGAGTACCTTGAGTATCACACTTCAACTCAACCTAACAGCTATGAgtacacaacattaaaactttcttgtcGTGttcaacttcagctctgttgctaggcaacatcAATAAGGACGTGATGAGCTCGTGACACAGATCACGTAAAGCTTCTGAAGACAAGACAAGTCTAATTTCGGCATTCGCGGCCTTCTTTTCCCAAAACACCTCCTTCATGGGCAGGATAAGGCCTCGTCTTCCGAATGATACAGCCCTTGAATTGAGACACGGCCAGTGCAGAGTTATAAGTGATAAGCACATTGCAGGATTATTGACGATAGAATCTTCAAAGAATTCagaaaaattaataaaagtcCCATTTTAAAGTGGAAACTGAAAAGAAGCAGAACAGGAAAGCAGAATCCTATGCCTATCACGCAGAGAGCGTCAGTCCTGTTTGATGTGATCCTCTTGAACACATACGGGTCACTGTGTGAACTGATACTCAGTCTTTATGCAGAGACCTTTATCTAATCAACTAATCATATCTCTGGCTTCTTAAAAAGATACCAATCAGCCGCCCAAGAAGAGTTGAATCGAGGGCAATCGGACTCGGTCATAGTCAATCGGCtctctgacatttaaaagacTGCATTGCAGACCGTGTGCCTGCAGGGGCTTTTTAGCCTCTAGACCTGACATTTAGAGCATCCGGACGTCACAGAAACTCATCTGTAACAACCGTGCTGAAATGCCAGCAGAGCTCTGAGAGCAGTGGTTtatattaacataaaaaaaaaaaagtcacaatttGTTCACTCAAGTTAGTCCAGTCGAGTGTGGGTAATGGACTGAGAATGTGTGTGGGGTTTTGCAAAATCTTTCgatctgtgttttgtgtgaaatgtaCTAAATGCAGCAGTTAACAGTGTTTCTGTGACTGCAACAActgttgtgtctgtgtacaTCTGCATGTGTCCGCTTGTCAATGTTAGAGCTATCGACTGACTGGCATGTCACAGACATCTGAAGGTCATGGGCACAGCAGGCGGCAAGTAGGCCACCATCGATCCACCACACTGGCCACAGCTGGACACAACTAACCAAACATACTTTAACACCAGAGACAGCAAGTTCCAAAAACTCAAGGTCATGCATGTAAAAATTGCTTTGAATAACTTTTAACGCAATTTGTTGTTAATCTCGTATAATGATCTTCCTCTATCAACACTACTTTCCATTGATTATTGAGTTTAAGAGTTTGACCATGCGTCAGTAAACTGTATTGGGTCAGTAACCCAGCAGGCGAGTGTGATTGATGAATGCCAAACAGGGGCACGCGTTAATCTGCCTGCGCACACAAACCCCCACATTCAGAAACATGGAAATGAATACATCAATGcatacacatttatattcacagacacgcacacacatgctgctACAGAATGCAGTTGACTATAGCAGCTCTACATGTGCAACCTATGGAGGAGGACTGGGTGGAATAGAGTGAGGCCTGCGGCACGGGGGCCCTAAAATGGCTGTTCAAACAAAATGAAGGCTCCTCATTGAGCCTCCAAATTTGGGAAACAATTTATTCACACAGCGCAGACTATATAACAACTCAGAACTACTGGTTGCAGGAAGCAGGGGGTGATTAATCACTTCAACTGCAGCGTACGCGGAGCACAGCCGATGCACGATcagatgcaggaggaggaagtgaggttTTTGCAGATCTGGCATCTATAGATGTTGCTCAAGCTGAAAGCGAAGCCGGGGAGGGGAAACTGCTGCAGGCAATGTGGacatttctgctctgctcttacCTGAATGTGGTTATAAGGGTTTCTGGGTGTATACTCCCAGGTATAGCTGGTTGGTGGTGGCCTCTAAAGGGCATTAGTGAGTGTGAAAagcattaaacacacacttatgcTGTACATACACAACTGCAGGTGAAAACCAATTTCTGATTCAACAAGGGATCAAATGGGGGTTTGGTGTGTGCATACCACAACAAGCTtcagttatttgtgttttcaggccaTGCATACACAGACAGAGGATGACCGCAGACAGATACATAGATCAAATCACTAGTGAAGCTTGCACACAGGAGCAAAcataaagaggaagaggggacaacagatggagaaaatgaaattaTAGGCAAACAGAtatagaaaaagagagaaaacatccaACAGAATATTAGAAGAgttggaaggagagagagaggagagtaaaCATGAGGAGAGCTGGGGCATACCTGACAGATAATGTTGTCATAGTACGCCAGGTTGTGAGTGTGAGCTTGGGGAGCGGGCGGAGGGGTGTCGCACAGTTTCCTTACATTTGGCTGCGAGCCGTCGGCCGTCGTGGAAACCGAGAGGCCGTCCGTCTGTGGCTCGCTGCTCTGCGGCCGGTACTTACTGCAGGAGGgcacagagaaagagagctTTTCTTATTGCACTGCGATGTTTCCAGGTCCAGATATTACCTACATTGCTCATGCACAGCGTGCAGCTGGTATTAAAGCCTCTGGTAGACACTTTATCCATAAACGTATATCAACAATGTAAATAATTCAGTGGATACAAGAGAAGAGCAACAGATAAACTCTAAATATCACTTTGTGGCTGGtgaatataaaatcaaatttgATCTGATTAGAGGGATTGTTCTCACTGATGTCAACATGCTTTATTAGATTGTTTTACAGGAATTAGACACTGACATAGTAAAGTCACCtctcaactaaatgcctaaccctaaccctaaaaccaagtcttaaccctcaaaccgTCCATTGAAAAAGGGAGGAcgggtcaaaatgtcctcacaaaggtagaagtatacacacacacctgcgtTTGCGAAGGCGCCTGTTCTCGTTCTTGAGGCGGTGCAGCCTCTTGGCAAAGAATACGATGAtcatgaagaggaggaggagcacaaAGGAGGACACGCCCACCACCGCGCAAATCACCTGAAACTCTGTGACCGCCCAATCACAGCGCGTGCCTTTGTTCCAGATGTAGTCCTGTACGTTACACCTGGACAGAAGGgggcagaaacagaaacatgagaaacaaaGTTCATTTTTAACACAGTATCTTGTGTTCTTCCTATTTTGTTGACCTGCTGTATGAAAAAAGCCAACAGGTTTATCATGAGTGTCCGCTTAACTGGCCTATTTATCATATTTACAGCAACAGCATGTTATCCAGAGTAAAGAGTGTAAAATGGTACTCGGAGCTGATGACATGGTGCACTGAGGTCTGTCCAGCAAAGCAGGGATTCGGCCGAGTCCTTAATGAGATCAGAGgatcagggtgtgtgtgttagtgtgtgtgtgtgtgtgtgtgtgtgtgtgtgtgcctgtaccTCATCCATATTCgtcctttttttctgtgtaattCCATTCTGGTGTTAGACTGCGTATCCagcatatgtatgtgtgtgtgagtgtgtgtgagtatgccATTACTCAGCAGGTATGATAAGCTGAGCTACAGTTTACCTCTCAGCTCAGGATGGGACAGATGGTGCTATCAAGGTGTGGTTTACTGTATGTGCACGAGAAGCATGCGTGCATCTccatttaatgtgtgtgtgtgtgtgtgtggctcctcCCTGACCTCACTGCATTGCCATCTTTCTCATACTTTCTATGAGTCCGTACTTTGTGTGTCTACATCATCTTTCAGCAgactgctaacacacacacacacacacacactctttaccCCCTGCCTCCAATACTGAGCTTATCCTCCAGGGACCCTGCTGTGATCTTGACAAACCCTCATGACACATTAAACCAGCCTTCTgtctttgtgcgtgtgtgtgtgtgtgtgtgtgtgtgtgtgtgtgtgtgtgtgtgtgtgtgtgtgtgtgtgtgtgtgtgtgtgtgtgtgtgtgtgtgtgtgtgtgtgtgtgtgtgtgtgtgtgtgtgtgtgtgtggtgtaatagtgtgtgtgcttgtctgaAATGTCCTAaatcttttctttgtgttggaCAGAGAACATTTTGAAACCGATCCcaacaacacaaattaaatgGGGGGAAATTTGAGCTGCCAACAATCCTCCCAAATACTCAAATAATGTGCGAATGCATGTGCACCACTTCTCCTCTAAATGTCACTGAATctttttaaatgctaatgaaaagcctttctgttattaaacactttcTGGTGCAAACAACCTTACAGTTTACCCAGAAACAACCAAAACAGCCAGTGCAGtttacctgtttgtttttcttacctGCAGAAAGCCCCCATTCCTGCCACCACGGTGCACACCCCTCCATTGAAGCATAAATTGGTTTCAGtgtcacactgagacacacacacccctggTCCAGAGCGGACAAAGCCCAGCCTGCAGCCGTCAGTCCCCATGGCACCACCCACGCCGACCTCATCGTCCTTATCTGGCCCTGGCATTGGAGGAACAGGTGAGGAGGGCCCACTCTCCACTTTAGGCTTCACATAGTCAGGGACAGCAGGAGAACCAGAAAGGCGCGGATTCTCATCCTCCATGTCGGCTGGGGGTGAAGGCGTGGGCTCGGGCTCCGGGGTTGTATCCAACGCTGAGAGGTCATCGTCAGGTGCAAGGTAGTCGTAAAAGTCAGACAGCGTCCATGCGGTGGGGTCCGCCCCTTTCTGCTTCTGGGGTTTGGGGACTTTTGCCAAATCCAAAGCGTCAGAGGGCACAACATCCGGCGCCGGGCTGTGGAACGCCACGGTGATGACGTCATCGGTCAGGGGGTTTCCAGGCTGGTCTGGACCTGCACCACCGGCAGTGAGCTCCTCCACGACAGGTGGGTCCTCCTCTACGAAGTCTAGGTGGACGTGTTTGCGAGAATGGTGATGTTTGGTGGAGCTAAGAGGGAGTTTGGCCCCGAGACCTGCTCCGATCAGGTGGTCTCTCTCCGCCGAGTCATCACTCAGCATCATCCTGGTGTTCAAGGCCTCCTTGTTGAGAGATGATTGGTTGTGGTGATGATGGCGCCTGGTCAGCGAATGCCTCCCTGTCAATCCGACACAATGAAAGGTTACCAGATAGCCCAGTGGTTTAGTTTGGGATTTCCACTCACAAGTgacagtttaaacaaaaacagcaaagatGAGATTCTCTCTAcaaaggaggtgatgttttaccccctgtctgtttgtctgtgagcaacattacacaaaaacaattgaaCAGATttcaatgaatgaatggatttaCATAAACAgctctttttttaactttgaaaatgacattaaaacaaaagccACTCGCATGTATCACggattttcattaaaaaatccCAGTCTCAAAGCCTAAGTCGAGACAACAGTGATGTCACCGACATGGTTTATTTGCTCAGCATAAACAAAGCTCCTCcactgaagacacaacacactgcTGTTTCACTGGCTGCGTCCTCTTTAATGTGACAGGTAAACTGTCTTTGATGTGTAAAAATCAATCCAGTGCACCTTTAACATAATCTTATTGTCACACACTGCATCGGTGACGCAGCGGCTGGGGAGTTTTTCACGTATTTTTGGTGATTTCATCTAAATATAGAGGACAAAGTCATAAAAAGAAAGCttgtacaaacacatttaaagcttCTCTCCTGAACCGGAGCCGATCCCATGGTGTCGTCTCTGTTTAGTTTTATGAAGATTGTGGCCCAAGGATGAGggatgaataatttaaaaggATCCCTACAGTATTCTGCAGAAAGCGCCTTCAGGCTGCAGCAGGCCAGGAGAATACTGTGAAGTCACACTATCCttttacaaaacaatttaaaaaaaagcacaacattcgaaacaaactgatttaagTGTGTCTTAAGAGATTGTCCTAAGTGATTAATTGAGAAAGAAATCAGAACAAGAGCCGAGGACTGACGTGTAATCAGACTGTGGAGATGCAGGATTAGGCACAACCAGTGATTGACTAATGTGCTCTGGTGACCGAGACAGGGCGAGGATTAGATTAGGATTTAGAGCTATAGGTTAGAGGCCGACTGGTCAGGCACTTTGCCTCAACTTGGCaatctgcagaggaagatggaAACACGCAGTCAAAGAAGCAGACAAGGAaacaaagagataaagagatatAACCACACAGGGATTCTTCAAAACCTCTCAACATGCAGCAGGTGACCTCTGTGCCATTACAAATCCACGCTGTGCAGTCAAATGTTGTTTATATCAACCAgactttattgtattttatcttttagttttttccctgGCGGCTGCTTTATATTAGGCGAGTTTTATCTTCTCACCTAAGTCTTTGCAAATTTGTGCGTCCCCCAAAAATGTAGATCTACATCTTTTTCTAGGGGAAACTAAAGGGAAcaagacagagaggcagacccCAGTGGGGAATATTTTTCTTGCACTTGAGGTACTGTTTCCACAGctgactgatttaaaaaaaaaaaaaagaattccaCGTCTTCGTACTTTTCCATTGGCCTGGTACATCGGCACAAACTGCCAAACTCGTCCAGATACTTGGCCGGACGGCTTCTGTCCCACTGCCACCCTGGAATCGCTGCGTCCGTCCAATGAGATCGCTGCTTCCTGTGTCTGCCACTTCATTCAGAGCTAATACAAAAACCATCTGAACGTGCCTGGAGTCACAAGGACTAGTGGTGGCTGAGGAACCATGAGATTCACCtctcttacaaacacacacacacacttacacacacacacacatgctgctgttgccatggtgagaTGTAAAGAGGTGCCATGTTGAAAGGAGGAGTGGGGTGAGGGAGTTGCAGTGGAAACAGAGAATCCAGtgttagctctctctctctctcttgttttccaATCAATCAGCCAGCGAGTCAGTTTGTGTTGTATGCCAACTCCATCTGTGGGAAAAAACCGAGCTGGAATGCTTCACAGTTTGTGTAAAGAGATAGACACGCCGCACCCGTTACAACTGATTACAACTGAATCAAATTTCATTTATAGGTCCAATCTGCCAATTTGTTCCCTGTCGAGACTTAGATGCCGCATCCTGTCAGCAGCTGGCAGCAGCCTCATAGCGATTACAAGAGCAAGAAGAGAGCATGAAAAGATTACAAGAGCAACACGAGCAAATTGAAGGTAGGAGCACCCGCTTAGCTGTTTGACTTCCGTCTGAGAAAGGGGCGCGATTTGTGCCCGTTGCTGTCACTGAGCTCCTCACCTCTGGCATTATGCTGAGCGTGTCGCCATGGTAACACGTTTCTAcctgaggtcactgtgactggCTAGATTCCCAGCAGCAGTGGCCTTatcagcagcaggcagagggaATTATGGGTAGGTGTCCTATTGTTGGACGGAGACACAACTACcatattcatataaataaacCTGTTCGCAGACTCTGACAACTACAAGCACCATATCCACAGTCTGGCCCCTGTTAAATTAAGTGGATGCacttattatttcttttttgcaaTAAAACCTTGAGAGAATGTTGCACTGCATGTGTCCAGGTGATCACTTATTTGGTATTTGCATTATTTGGTCAACCT
Encoded proteins:
- the cspg5b gene encoding chondroitin sulfate proteoglycan 5b isoform X1 → MPRGDGGVGAWQVLMTISLVIAPLSAHGRHSLTRRHHHHNQSSLNKEALNTRMMLSDDSAERDHLIGAGLGAKLPLSSTKHHHSRKHVHLDFVEEDPPVVEELTAGGAGPDQPGNPLTDDVITVAFHSPAPDVVPSDALDLAKVPKPQKQKGADPTAWTLSDFYDYLAPDDDLSALDTTPEPEPTPSPPADMEDENPRLSGSPAVPDYVKPKVESGPSSPVPPMPGPDKDDEVGVGGAMGTDGCRLGFVRSGPGVCVSQCDTETNLCFNGGVCTVVAGMGAFCRCNVQDYIWNKGTRCDWAVTEFQVICAVVGVSSFVLLLLFMIIVFFAKRLHRLKNENRRLRKRSKYRPQSSEPQTDGLSVSTTADGSQPNVRKLCDTPPPAPQAHTHNLAYYDNIICQRPPPTSYTWEYTPRNPYNHIQDDPQKKDDPGKSPQPKEEGSMNILNSHSPKHENNRPTSVAHDHDHTPNNTEENAEDGVTIGLEVLLPKEAKLHSETSSPLQYDVFLYKVANNGDTDSPSHAPPSHSANSYSTFHHIPKSPKSPKKPKSPKVSKSSKSPKHTKEHPPINHEPLSVRHSSPGRHLSTAHYPPCSRHSAPECYSSPSCHPSSHHSPSQYKCMPTSASTPPQMRRPRGRSHGPDSEHSGTGREHHSGHIRPSPSSPHLTQPSPSPSGRVKYSPVSTRSLPPLS
- the cspg5b gene encoding chondroitin sulfate proteoglycan 5b isoform X3 — its product is MPRGDGGVGAWQVLMTISLVIAPLSAHGRHSLTRRHHHHNQSSLNKEALNTRMMLSDDSAERDHLIGAGLGAKLPLSSTKHHHSRKHVHLDFVEEDPPVVEELTAGGAGPDQPGNPLTDDVITVAFHSPAPDVVPSDALDLAKVPKPQKQKGADPTAWTLSDFYDYLAPDDDLSALDTTPEPEPTPSPPADMEDENPRLSGSPAVPDYVKPKVESGPSSPVPPMPGPDKDDEVGVGGAMGTDGCRLGFVRSGPGVCVSQCDTETNLCFNGGVCTVVAGMGAFCRCNVQDYIWNKGTRCDWAVTEFQVICAVVGVSSFVLLLLFMIIVFFAKRLHRLKNENRRLRKRSKYRPQSSEPQTDGLSVSTTADGSQPNRPPPTSYTWEYTPRNPYNHIQDDPQKKDDPGKSPQPKEEGSMNILNSHSPKHENNRPTSVAHDHDHTPNNTEENAEDGVTIGLEVLLPKEAKLHSETSSPLQYDVFLYKVANNGDTDSPSHAPPSHSANSYSTFHHIPKSPKSPKKPKSPKVSKSSKSPKHTKEHPPINHEPLSVRHSSPGRHLSTAHYPPCSRHSAPECYSSPSCHPSSHHSPSQYKCMPTSASTPPQMRRPRGRSHGPDSEHSGTGREHHSGHIRPSPSSPHLTQPSPSPSGRVKYSPVSTRSLPPLS
- the cspg5b gene encoding chondroitin sulfate proteoglycan 5b isoform X4; protein product: MPRGDGGVGAWQVLMTISLVIAPLSAHGRHSLTRRHHHHNQSSLNKEALNTRMMLSDDSAERDHLIGAGLGAKLPLSSTKHHHSRKHVHLDFVEEDPPVVEELTAGGAGPDQPGNPLTDDVITVAFHSPAPDVVPSDALDLAKVPKPQKQKGADPTAWTLSDFYDYLAPDDDLSALDTTPEPEPTPSPPADMEDENPRLSGSPAVPDYVKPKVESGPSSPVPPMPGPDKDDEVGVGGAMGTDGCRLGFVRSGPGVCVSQCDTETNLCFNGGVCTVVAGMGAFCRCNVQDYIWNKGTRCDWAVTEFQVICAVVGVSSFVLLLLFMIIVFFAKRLHRLKNENRRLRKRSKYRPQSSEPQTDGLSVSTTADGSQPNDDPQKKDDPGKSPQPKEEGSMNILNSHSPKHENNRPTSVAHDHDHTPNNTEENAEDGVTIGLEVLLPKEAKLHSETSSPLQYDVFLYKVANNGDTDSPSHAPPSHSANSYSTFHHIPKSPKSPKKPKSPKVSKSSKSPKHTKEHPPINHEPLSVRHSSPGRHLSTAHYPPCSRHSAPECYSSPSCHPSSHHSPSQYKCMPTSASTPPQMRRPRGRSHGPDSEHSGTGREHHSGHIRPSPSSPHLTQPSPSPSGRVKYSPVSTRSLPPLS
- the cspg5b gene encoding chondroitin sulfate proteoglycan 5b isoform X2 encodes the protein MPRGDGGVGAWQVLMTISLVIAPLSAHGRHSLTRRHHHHNQSSLNKEALNTRMMLSDDSAERDHLIGAGLGAKLPLSSTKHHHSRKHVHLDFVEEDPPVVEELTAGGAGPDQPGNPLTDDVITVAFHSPAPDVVPSDALDLAKVPKPQKQKGADPTAWTLSDFYDYLAPDDDLSALDTTPEPEPTPSPPADMEDENPRLSGSPAVPDYVKPKVESGPSSPVPPMPGPDKDDEVGVGGAMGTDGCRLGFVRSGPGVCVSQCDTETNLCFNGGVCTVVAGMGAFCRCNVQDYIWNKGTRCDWAVTEFQVICAVVGVSSFVLLLLFMIIVFFAKRLHRLKNENRRLRKRSKYRPQSSEPQTDGLSVSTTADGSQPNVRKLCDTPPPAPQAHTHNLAYYDNIICQDDPQKKDDPGKSPQPKEEGSMNILNSHSPKHENNRPTSVAHDHDHTPNNTEENAEDGVTIGLEVLLPKEAKLHSETSSPLQYDVFLYKVANNGDTDSPSHAPPSHSANSYSTFHHIPKSPKSPKKPKSPKVSKSSKSPKHTKEHPPINHEPLSVRHSSPGRHLSTAHYPPCSRHSAPECYSSPSCHPSSHHSPSQYKCMPTSASTPPQMRRPRGRSHGPDSEHSGTGREHHSGHIRPSPSSPHLTQPSPSPSGRVKYSPVSTRSLPPLS